The stretch of DNA AAAGCCTATTGTATCAAGCTTTCTAGCTTGGTCAGTAGGCTTTTTTGTGTATAGAGGGCAAAAAAGGGGCCAGAATCTGAATGAACTAGTACCGGAACAAATATTTCAAATATTGGCTAATTCAAATTGCGTAGCAGAAATCATACAAATGAAATTGATTATAGTAAAATAGGATATGAATTATTAAGAAAGTTGGTTCTTTATTGGAAACGATAGTATTTTCAATCTCTGTTTTTCTAGCGGGTGTTTTATCCTTTTTTTCTCCTTGTATTTTTCCTCTTCTACCAGTCTATGCTGGAATTTTATTGGATGATCAGGAAAGTGCAAAAAGCTTCTCTCTGTTTGGAAGGAAAGTCGCTTGGTCAGGTTTGATTCGAACGCTTTGCTTTATTGCAGGTATCTCTCTCATTTTCTTTATCTTAGGATTTGGTGCTGGTTACCTTGGTAATATTCTCTATGCCAATTGGTTTCGCTATACCATGGGAACGATTATCATCATTTTAGGCCTTCACCAGATGGAAATTTTTCATTTTAAGAAATTAGAGGTTCAAAAAAGCTTTACTTTTAAGAAATCAGAAGCCAATCGTTATTGGTCAGCCTTTTTACTCGGTATTACTTTTAGCTTTGGTTGGACGCCTTGTATTGGTCCAGTTTTAAGTTCTGTTTTAGCGCTTGCCGCTTCTGGAGGTAATGGTGCTTGGCAAGGTGCAATCTATACCTTGATTTACACTCTGGGGATGGCAATTCCTTTCTTGGTTTTGGCACTAGCTTCAGGCGTAGTTATGCCATATTTTAGTAAAATTAAACGTCATATGATGCTACTGAAGAAAATTGGTGGTTTCCTTATTATTTTAATGGGAATTTTATTACTATTAGGACAAGTAAATGTTCTAGCTGGAATTTTTGAATAAAGGAGAAAAAGATGAAAAAAGTAATGTTTGCTGGCTTAAGCCTCTTGTCATTAGTTGTATTGATAGCTTGTGGTGAGGAAGAGACTAAAAAGACTAAAGCACCAGAACAATCCCCAAAACAACAGCAACAAACGACTGTACAACAAATTGCTGTTGGGAAAGAGGCGCCAGATTTTACCTTGCAATCAATGGATGGCAAAGAAGTAAAGTTATCTGATTATAAGGGTAAAAAGGTTTATTTGAAGTTTTGGGCTTCATGGTGTGGTCCATGTAAAAAAAGTATGCCTGAGTTGATGGAATTAGCGGCGAAACCAGATCGTGATTTTGAAATTCTTACTGTTATTGCACCAGGAATTCAAGGTGAAAAAACTGTTGAGCAATTCCCACAATGGTTCCAAGATCAAGGTTATAAGGATATCCCAGTTCTTTATGACACCAAAGCAACCACCTTCCAAGCTTATCAAATTAGAAGCATTCCTACAGAATATCTAATTGATAGTCAAGGTAAGATTGGAAAGATACAATTGGGTGCTATCAGTAATGCGGATGCAGAAGCAGCCTTTAAAGAAATGAACTAGAATAGATAAAAATCTGATTACAAGAGAGTAGTCAGATTTTTTTAGAAAAACATTTTATAAATATTCACAAATACCCTATATTTATGGTAAAATAGAATCATCATTTTATTTTGGAGTCAAAAATGAATATATTTAGAACAAAGAATGTCAGTTTGGATAAAACGGAGATGCACAGGCATTTGAAATTATGGGATTTGATTTTGTTAGGTATCGGAGCCATGGTAGGGACAGGTGTCTTTACAATCACAGGTACTGCAGCTGCAACGCTTGCTGGTCCAGCCCTAGTGATTTCAATCGTCATTTCTGCCTTGTGTGTGGGATTATCAGCTCTCTTTTTTGCAGAATTTGCTTCACGAGTACCTGCTACAGGTGGTGCCTACAGTTATCTCTATGCAATCTTAGGAGAATTCCCAGCCTGGTTGGCAGGTTGGTTAACCATGATGGAATTCATGACAGCCATATCGGGTGTGGCTTCTGGTTGGGCAGCGTATTTTAAAGGGCTTCTCTCTCAATACGGGATAGCCCTTCCTCAGGCTTTAAATGGTACCTTTAATCCTCAAGCAGGGACGTTTGTTGATTTATTACCTATTCTTGTCTTGGTCTTGGTGACCTTGCTTGTTCTACTTAATGCGAAAGCAGCCTTACGCTTTAATTCGATTCTAGTGATTTTGAAATTTTCCGCTTTAGCTCTCTTTGTTTTAGTAGGAATTTGGAATATTAAGCTTGATAATTGGAGCAATTTTGCCCCTTATGGTTTTGGCCAAATATATGGTGCTAGTACAGGTATTATGGCTGGTGCGTCCTTGATGTTCTTTGGTTTTTTGGGCTTTGAATCCATCTCTATGGCTGTAGATGAAGTTAAGACTCCTCAAAAAAATATTCCTAGAGGGATTGTCTTATCGCTTTCTATCGTAACTATTCTTTATGCCTTGGTGACTCTTGTTTTGACTGGTGTGGTTCACTATAGTCACCTAAATGTCGACGATGCCGTTGCCTTTGCTCTTCGTAGTATTGGGATTAGTTGGGCAGCTAATTATGTGTCATTAGTGGCTATATTGACCTTGATTACTGTTTGTATCTCGATGACCTATGCCCTATCGCGTATGATTTACAGTTTAGCGCGTGACGGCTTGATGCCTGCTGCATTTAAAGAACTGACCAAAACAAGCAAGGTACCAAAAAATGCTACTATCTTGACAGGTCTAGCTTCAGCAGTAGCTGCAGGAATATTCCCACTAGCCAGTATCGCAGCCTTCTTAAATATTTGTACCTTAGCCTACTTAATCATGCTGGCTTATGGTTTGATTCGCTTACGGAGAGAAAAGGGGATGCCCAAAGCAGGAGAATTTAAAACACCACTGGTACCCTTATTACCAATTTTATCAATCATCATTTGTTTATCCTTTATGTTGCAGTATAATATGGAAACCTGGCTTGCTTTCCTAGTTGCATTGTTAGTAGGAAGTATTATTTACTTCACTTATGGCTATAAGCATTCTTCCATAGAAGAATAATGTGTGAATCTGTTGAGTTGTTGAAACTCAGCAGATTTTTATATGTGAAAGAAATTTCAAATTTTTTCTAAAAATAGCTTGACAGATTAAATTTTTAGGAGTAGAATGTTTACCAGTTAATTAAATAGTTAAGGAGTTGTTTATGAAGAAACAAAGTTTATTTTTAGTATTGTTAAGTGTCTTTCTTTTGTGTTTAGGGGCTTGTGGCCAAAAGGAAAGTCAGACTGGGAAAGGGATGAAAATTGTAACCAGTTTTTATCCTGTCTATGCTATTGTCAAGGAAGTATCTGGTGACTTGAATGATGTTCGGATGATTCAGTCAAGTAGTGGAATTCACTCCTTTGAACCTTCGGCAAATGATATCGCAGCCATCTATGATGCAGATGTCTTTGTTTACCATTCGCATACTCTTGAATCTTGGGCGGGAAGTCTGGACCCCAATCTTAAAAAATCCAAAGTTAAGGTTTTAGAGGCTTCTGAAGGAATGACCTTAGACCGAGTCCCAGGGCTAGAAGATGTGGAAGCAGGGGATGGAGTTGATGAAAAAACGCTCTATGACCCTCACACTTGGCTAGATCCTGAAAAAGCTGGCGAAGAAGCTCAGATTATCGCTGATAAACTTTCAGAGGTGGATAGTGAGCATAAAGAAACTTATCAAAAAAATGCGCAAGCCTTTATCAAAAAAGCTCAAGAATTGACTAAGAAATTCCAGCCTAAATTTGAAAAAGCGAGTCAGAAAACTTTTGTAACACAGCATACAGCCTTTTCTTATCTTGCTAAGAGATTTGGATTAAATCAACTTGGAATCGCTGGTATCTCTCCTGAACAAGAACCAAGTCCAA from Streptococcus mitis encodes:
- the ccdA2 gene encoding thiol-disulfide oxidoreductase-associated membrane protein CcdA2; its protein translation is METIVFSISVFLAGVLSFFSPCIFPLLPVYAGILLDDQESAKSFSLFGRKVAWSGLIRTLCFIAGISLIFFILGFGAGYLGNILYANWFRYTMGTIIIILGLHQMEIFHFKKLEVQKSFTFKKSEANRYWSAFLLGITFSFGWTPCIGPVLSSVLALAASGGNGAWQGAIYTLIYTLGMAIPFLVLALASGVVMPYFSKIKRHMMLLKKIGGFLIILMGILLLLGQVNVLAGIFE
- the sdbB gene encoding thiol-disulfide oxidoreductase-associated lipoprotein SdbB; translation: MKKVMFAGLSLLSLVVLIACGEEETKKTKAPEQSPKQQQQTTVQQIAVGKEAPDFTLQSMDGKEVKLSDYKGKKVYLKFWASWCGPCKKSMPELMELAAKPDRDFEILTVIAPGIQGEKTVEQFPQWFQDQGYKDIPVLYDTKATTFQAYQIRSIPTEYLIDSQGKIGKIQLGAISNADAEAAFKEMN
- a CDS encoding APC family permease; its protein translation is MNIFRTKNVSLDKTEMHRHLKLWDLILLGIGAMVGTGVFTITGTAAATLAGPALVISIVISALCVGLSALFFAEFASRVPATGGAYSYLYAILGEFPAWLAGWLTMMEFMTAISGVASGWAAYFKGLLSQYGIALPQALNGTFNPQAGTFVDLLPILVLVLVTLLVLLNAKAALRFNSILVILKFSALALFVLVGIWNIKLDNWSNFAPYGFGQIYGASTGIMAGASLMFFGFLGFESISMAVDEVKTPQKNIPRGIVLSLSIVTILYALVTLVLTGVVHYSHLNVDDAVAFALRSIGISWAANYVSLVAILTLITVCISMTYALSRMIYSLARDGLMPAAFKELTKTSKVPKNATILTGLASAVAAGIFPLASIAAFLNICTLAYLIMLAYGLIRLRREKGMPKAGEFKTPLVPLLPILSIIICLSFMLQYNMETWLAFLVALLVGSIIYFTYGYKHSSIEE
- the adcAII gene encoding zinc-binding lipoprotein AdcAII, which translates into the protein MKKQSLFLVLLSVFLLCLGACGQKESQTGKGMKIVTSFYPVYAIVKEVSGDLNDVRMIQSSSGIHSFEPSANDIAAIYDADVFVYHSHTLESWAGSLDPNLKKSKVKVLEASEGMTLDRVPGLEDVEAGDGVDEKTLYDPHTWLDPEKAGEEAQIIADKLSEVDSEHKETYQKNAQAFIKKAQELTKKFQPKFEKASQKTFVTQHTAFSYLAKRFGLNQLGIAGISPEQEPSPRQLTEIQEFVKTYKVKTIFTESNASSKVAETLVKSTGVGLKTLNPLEADPQNDKTYLENLAENMSVLAEELK